The following coding sequences are from one Pseudomonas oryzae window:
- a CDS encoding leucyl aminopeptidase, which yields MQFLVKSARPETLKTATLVLAVGEGRKLGAAARAVDSASEGALSALLKRGDLEGKLGQTLLLHGLAGVKAERILLVGCGKERELSDRNFRKVVSATLGVLKTLGGADAALTLGELMVKGRDLYARTRLLVEVLADGRYVFDRFKSEKAPAPALKKITLLVEDTEIAETERGAAHAQAIANGMALTRDLGNLPPNLCHPSFLAEEAKSLAKQYKSLAVEVLNEKKLKELGMGAFLAVAQGSEQPPRLIVLEYKGGKKDEQPFVLVGKGITFDTGGISLKPGLGMDEMKYDMCGAASVLGTFRALVEMQLPLNVVGLLACAENMPSGGATRPGDIVTTMSGQTVEILNTDAEGRLVLCDTLTYAERFQPQAVIDVATLTGACITALGSQTSGLLGNNDALIRQILKAGEHAADRAWQLPLFDEYQEQLDSPFADIANIGGPKAGTITAACFLSRFAKQFHWAHLDIAGTAWISGGKDKGATGRPVPLLSQFLLERCK from the coding sequence ATGCAATTCCTCGTCAAGAGTGCCCGTCCGGAAACCCTGAAAACCGCCACCCTGGTGCTCGCCGTCGGCGAGGGCCGCAAGCTCGGCGCCGCCGCCCGCGCGGTCGACAGCGCCAGCGAGGGTGCCCTGAGCGCGCTGCTCAAGCGCGGCGACCTGGAGGGCAAGCTCGGCCAGACCCTGCTGCTGCACGGCCTGGCGGGGGTCAAGGCCGAGCGCATCCTGCTGGTCGGTTGCGGCAAGGAGCGCGAGCTGTCTGACCGCAACTTCCGCAAGGTAGTTTCCGCCACCCTCGGCGTGCTCAAGACCCTCGGCGGCGCTGACGCCGCGCTGACCCTCGGCGAGCTGATGGTCAAGGGCCGCGACCTGTACGCGCGCACCCGCCTGCTGGTCGAGGTGCTGGCCGACGGCCGCTACGTGTTCGACCGCTTCAAGAGCGAGAAGGCGCCGGCGCCGGCGCTGAAGAAGATCACCCTGCTGGTCGAGGACACCGAGATCGCCGAAACCGAACGCGGCGCCGCCCACGCCCAGGCGATCGCCAACGGCATGGCGCTGACCCGCGATCTGGGCAACCTGCCGCCGAACCTGTGCCACCCGAGCTTCCTCGCCGAGGAGGCCAAGAGCCTGGCCAAGCAGTACAAGAGCCTGGCGGTCGAGGTGCTCAACGAGAAGAAGCTCAAGGAGCTGGGCATGGGCGCCTTCCTCGCCGTGGCCCAGGGCAGCGAGCAGCCGCCGCGACTGATCGTCCTCGAGTACAAGGGTGGCAAGAAGGACGAGCAGCCCTTCGTGCTGGTCGGCAAGGGCATCACCTTCGACACCGGCGGCATCAGCCTCAAGCCGGGCCTGGGCATGGACGAGATGAAGTACGACATGTGCGGCGCCGCCAGCGTGCTCGGCACCTTCCGCGCCCTGGTCGAGATGCAGCTGCCGCTCAACGTGGTCGGCCTCTTGGCCTGCGCCGAGAACATGCCCAGCGGCGGCGCCACCCGCCCCGGCGACATCGTCACCACCATGAGCGGGCAGACCGTGGAGATCCTCAACACCGACGCCGAAGGCCGGCTGGTGCTGTGCGATACCCTGACCTACGCCGAGCGCTTCCAGCCGCAGGCGGTGATCGACGTCGCCACCCTCACCGGCGCCTGCATCACCGCCCTGGGCAGCCAGACCTCCGGCCTGCTGGGCAACAACGACGCGCTGATCCGACAGATCCTCAAGGCCGGCGAGCACGCCGCCGACCGCGCCTGGCAGCTGCCGCTGTTCGACGAGTACCAGGAGCAGCTGGACAGCCCGTTCGCCGACATCGCCAACATCGGCGGGCCGAAGGCCGGCACCATCACCGCCGCCTGCTTCCTGTCGCGCTTCGCCAAGCAGTTCCACTGGGCGCACCTGGACATCGCCGGCACCGCCTGGATCAGCGGCGGCAAGGACAAGGGCGCCACCGGTCGTCCGGTGCCGCTGCTCAGCCAGTTCCTCCTGGAACGCTGCAAGTGA
- a CDS encoding RDD family protein, protein MSRHQLRPQGDFPRASLIRRLAAMFYDFLLCVALVMVVGLLYQQGILRLIYSGEELLALSQSGALDNDPILASLVLVSLFAFFAKFWTHNGQTLGMQVWGVRIQNRDGSAVDLWQALLRFFIAPISLLAGGLGYLWMLWDKDRLTWHDRYSESVVVQLPKRKKG, encoded by the coding sequence ATGTCCAGACACCAGCTGCGCCCGCAGGGCGACTTTCCCCGCGCCAGCCTGATCCGCCGCCTGGCAGCGATGTTCTACGACTTCCTGCTCTGCGTGGCCCTGGTCATGGTGGTCGGCCTGCTCTACCAGCAGGGCATCCTGCGCCTGATCTACAGCGGCGAGGAGCTGCTGGCGCTGTCCCAGTCCGGTGCGCTCGACAACGACCCGATCCTCGCCAGCCTGGTGCTGGTCAGCCTGTTCGCCTTCTTCGCCAAGTTCTGGACCCACAACGGCCAGACCCTCGGCATGCAGGTGTGGGGCGTGCGCATCCAGAACCGCGACGGCAGCGCCGTCGACCTGTGGCAGGCGCTGCTGCGCTTCTTCATCGCCCCCATCTCCCTGCTTGCCGGCGGCCTCGGCTACCTGTGGATGCTGTGGGACAAGGACCGTCTGACCTGGCACGACCGCTACTCGGAAAGCGTGGTGGTGCAGCTGCCCAAGCGCAAGAAGGGCTGA
- a CDS encoding valine--tRNA ligase, producing the protein MDKTYQPHEIESRWYAEWEAKNYFAPQGSGESYTIALPPPNVTGSLHMGHGFNNAIMDALIRFRRMQGRNTLWQPGTDHAGIATQMVVERQLAAQNLSRHDLGREKFLEKVWEWKEESGGTITRQIRRLGSSVDWSRERFTMDDGLSEAVKEAFVRLHEDGLIYRGKRLVNWDPKLHTAISDLEVENHDEKGSLWNLRYPLADGAKTADGKDYLIVATTRPETMLGDSAVAVHPEDERYKALIGQFVELPLVGRRIPIVGDDYCDPEFGTGCVKITPAHDFNDYEVGKRHNLPLINVLDKNAAILASAQVFNLDGSVNAEFDAALPAQFAGLDRFEARKQIVAAFDALGLLEKIDEHALKVPKGDRSGVVIEPWLTDQWYVSTKPLAEKAIAAVEDGSIQFVPKQYENMYFSWMRDIQDWCISRQLWWGHRIPAWYDEAGNVYVGRDEAEVRAKHNLGDIALTQDEDVLDTWFSSGLWTFSTLGWPEQTDFLKTFHPTDVLVTGFDIIFFWVARMIMMSLHLTGQIPFKTVYVHGLVRDGQGHKMSKSKGNVLDPLDIVDGIDLETLVAKRTSGMMQPKLAEKIAKQTRAEFPEGIASYGTDALRFTFCSLASTGRDIKFDMGRVEGYRNFCNKLWNATNFVLENTDGKDCGAGDEPVELSPVDRWIISALQRCEQDVTRHLDQFRFDLAAQSLYEFVWDEYCAWYLELVKPVLWDETASVERQRGTRRTLVRVLEVILRLAHPFMPFITEEIWQRIKALAGKSGPTLMLQPWPVAAEERIDAAAEADIEWVKQLMLGVRQIRGEMKISMAKRIDVVLANASDEDQRRLAAFEPLLAKLAKLESVRVLATGEEAPLAATALVGEMEVLVPMAGLIDKDAELARLDKELQRLEGEVKRVGGKLANEGFVAKAPAEVLDKERAKLAEAEQALAKLAEQRARIAAL; encoded by the coding sequence ATGGACAAGACCTACCAACCCCACGAAATCGAATCCCGCTGGTACGCCGAGTGGGAGGCGAAGAACTACTTCGCGCCGCAAGGTTCCGGCGAGTCCTACACCATCGCCCTGCCGCCGCCGAACGTCACCGGCAGCCTGCACATGGGCCACGGCTTCAACAACGCGATCATGGACGCGCTGATCCGCTTCCGCCGCATGCAGGGCCGCAACACCCTGTGGCAGCCGGGCACCGACCACGCCGGCATCGCCACCCAGATGGTGGTGGAGCGCCAGCTGGCCGCGCAGAACCTGTCGCGCCACGACCTCGGCCGCGAGAAGTTCCTGGAGAAGGTCTGGGAGTGGAAGGAAGAGTCCGGCGGCACCATCACCCGCCAGATCCGTCGCCTCGGCTCCTCGGTGGACTGGTCGCGCGAGCGCTTCACCATGGACGACGGCCTGTCCGAGGCGGTCAAGGAAGCCTTCGTGCGCCTGCACGAGGACGGCCTGATCTACCGCGGCAAGCGCCTGGTCAACTGGGACCCGAAGCTGCACACCGCGATCTCCGATCTGGAAGTGGAGAACCACGACGAGAAGGGCAGCCTGTGGAACCTGCGCTACCCGCTGGCTGACGGCGCCAAGACCGCCGACGGCAAGGACTACCTGATCGTCGCCACCACCCGCCCGGAAACCATGCTCGGCGACTCCGCGGTTGCCGTGCATCCCGAGGACGAGCGCTACAAGGCGCTGATCGGCCAGTTCGTCGAGCTGCCCCTGGTCGGCCGGCGCATCCCCATCGTCGGCGACGACTACTGCGACCCCGAGTTCGGCACCGGCTGCGTGAAGATCACCCCGGCCCACGACTTCAACGACTACGAGGTCGGCAAGCGCCACAACCTGCCGCTGATCAACGTGCTCGACAAGAACGCCGCGATCCTCGCCAGCGCTCAGGTGTTCAACCTCGACGGCAGCGTCAACGCCGAATTCGACGCCGCCCTGCCGGCGCAGTTCGCCGGCCTCGACCGCTTCGAGGCGCGCAAGCAGATCGTCGCCGCCTTCGACGCGCTGGGCCTGCTGGAGAAGATCGACGAGCACGCGCTCAAGGTGCCCAAGGGCGACCGCTCCGGCGTGGTCATCGAGCCGTGGCTGACCGACCAGTGGTACGTCTCCACCAAGCCGCTGGCCGAGAAGGCCATCGCCGCGGTGGAGGACGGCTCCATCCAGTTCGTGCCCAAGCAGTACGAGAACATGTACTTCAGCTGGATGCGCGACATCCAGGACTGGTGCATCAGCCGCCAGCTGTGGTGGGGCCACCGCATCCCGGCCTGGTACGACGAGGCCGGCAACGTCTACGTCGGCCGCGACGAGGCGGAAGTGCGCGCCAAGCACAACCTCGGCGACATCGCCCTGACCCAGGACGAGGACGTGCTGGACACCTGGTTCAGCTCGGGCCTGTGGACCTTCTCGACCCTCGGCTGGCCGGAGCAGACCGACTTCCTGAAGACCTTCCACCCCACCGACGTGCTGGTCACCGGCTTCGACATCATCTTCTTCTGGGTCGCCCGGATGATCATGATGAGCCTGCACCTGACCGGGCAGATCCCGTTCAAGACCGTCTACGTCCACGGCCTGGTGCGCGACGGCCAGGGCCACAAGATGTCCAAGTCCAAGGGCAACGTGCTCGACCCGCTGGACATCGTCGACGGCATCGACCTGGAAACCCTGGTGGCCAAGCGCACCAGCGGCATGATGCAGCCCAAGCTGGCCGAGAAGATCGCCAAGCAGACCCGCGCCGAGTTCCCCGAGGGCATCGCCAGCTACGGCACCGACGCCCTGCGCTTCACCTTCTGCTCGCTGGCCTCCACCGGCCGCGACATCAAGTTCGACATGGGTCGCGTCGAGGGCTACCGCAACTTCTGCAACAAGCTGTGGAACGCCACCAACTTCGTGCTGGAGAACACCGACGGCAAGGACTGCGGCGCGGGCGACGAACCCGTCGAGCTGTCGCCGGTCGACCGCTGGATCATCTCCGCCCTGCAGCGCTGCGAGCAGGACGTCACCCGTCACCTCGACCAGTTCCGCTTCGACCTGGCCGCGCAGTCGCTCTACGAATTCGTCTGGGACGAGTACTGCGCCTGGTACCTGGAGCTGGTCAAGCCGGTGCTGTGGGACGAGACCGCCAGCGTCGAACGCCAGCGCGGCACCCGCCGCACCCTGGTGCGCGTGCTGGAGGTCATCCTGCGCCTGGCCCACCCGTTCATGCCGTTCATCACCGAGGAAATCTGGCAGCGCATCAAGGCCCTGGCCGGCAAGAGCGGCCCGACCCTGATGCTGCAACCCTGGCCGGTGGCCGCCGAGGAGCGCATCGACGCGGCGGCCGAGGCCGACATCGAGTGGGTCAAGCAGCTGATGCTCGGCGTGCGGCAGATCCGCGGCGAGATGAAGATCTCCATGGCCAAGCGCATCGACGTGGTGCTGGCCAACGCCAGTGACGAGGATCAGCGCCGCCTGGCCGCCTTCGAGCCGCTGCTGGCCAAGCTGGCCAAGCTGGAGTCGGTGCGCGTGCTCGCCACCGGCGAGGAAGCGCCGCTGGCCGCCACCGCGCTGGTCGGCGAGATGGAAGTGCTGGTGCCGATGGCCGGGCTGATCGACAAGGACGCCGAGCTGGCGCGCCTGGACAAGGAGCTGCAGCGCCTGGAGGGCGAGGTCAAGCGTGTCGGCGGCAAGCTGGCCAACGAGGGCTTCGTCGCCAAGGCCCCGGCCGAGGTGCTGGACAAGGAGCGCGCCAAGCTGGCCGAGGCCGAGCAGGCGCTGGCCAAGCTGGCCGAGCAGCGCGCGCGCATCGCC
- a CDS encoding DNA polymerase III subunit chi — translation MKRIDFYILPGSDPGERLTYACRLAAKAWREGHRIYLNCQDQAQAEALDERLWSFAQASFVPHQLAGDGADAPLLLAWGADAGGEQGLLINLASTVPAFFERFARIAEVVNQDPQTRDALRASYRFYRERGYAPQHLHL, via the coding sequence ATGAAGCGCATCGACTTCTACATCCTGCCGGGCAGCGACCCCGGCGAGCGCCTGACTTACGCCTGCCGCCTTGCCGCCAAGGCCTGGCGCGAGGGACACCGCATCTACCTGAACTGCCAGGACCAGGCGCAGGCCGAGGCGCTCGACGAACGGCTGTGGAGCTTCGCCCAGGCCAGCTTCGTGCCCCACCAGCTGGCCGGCGACGGTGCAGACGCACCGCTGCTGCTGGCCTGGGGCGCCGACGCCGGCGGCGAGCAGGGCCTGTTGATCAATCTGGCCAGCACGGTGCCGGCGTTCTTCGAGCGCTTCGCGCGCATCGCCGAGGTGGTCAACCAGGACCCGCAGACCCGCGACGCCCTGCGCGCCAGTTACCGCTTCTACCGCGAACGCGGCTATGCTCCCCAGCATCTGCACCTGTAA
- the lptG gene encoding LPS export ABC transporter permease LptG: MVRLDRYIGTSVFLSILAVLGVIVGLALLFAFIDELGDLGGEYGVLEAARYVLLTIPAQIHELLPMAALIGCLIGLGTLASSSELTIMRAAGVSLARIVWAVMKPLLVLMLVGVLIGEYVAPVTENLAQSGRSLAQGGGEAQSTKRGLWHRQGEEYVHINSVQPNGVLLGVTRYRFDGERRLQSASFARRARYQEDHWQLENVTTTLLFADRSEQVRQAEERWDVELSPELLGTVVVEPDALSMTGLWRYIHYLGEQGLNNSQYWLAFWTKVLQPLVTATLVLLAISFIFGPLRSVTLGQRIFTGVLVGFVFRIAQDLLGPSSLVFGFSPLLAVLVPAGICALAGLWMLRRAG; this comes from the coding sequence GTGGTCAGGCTTGATCGTTACATCGGTACCAGCGTGTTCCTCAGCATCCTCGCGGTGCTGGGGGTGATCGTCGGCCTGGCCCTGCTGTTCGCCTTCATCGACGAGCTGGGCGACCTGGGTGGCGAGTACGGCGTGCTCGAGGCCGCCCGTTACGTCCTGCTGACGATTCCGGCGCAGATTCACGAACTGCTGCCGATGGCGGCGCTGATCGGCTGTCTGATCGGTCTGGGCACCCTGGCCAGCAGCAGCGAGCTGACCATCATGCGCGCCGCCGGCGTGTCGCTGGCGCGCATCGTCTGGGCGGTGATGAAGCCGCTGCTGGTGCTGATGCTGGTCGGCGTGCTGATCGGCGAGTACGTCGCCCCGGTCACCGAGAACCTGGCGCAGAGCGGTCGCTCGCTGGCCCAGGGCGGTGGCGAGGCGCAGAGCACCAAGCGCGGCCTGTGGCACCGCCAGGGCGAGGAGTACGTGCACATCAACTCGGTGCAGCCCAATGGCGTGCTGCTCGGCGTCACCCGCTACCGCTTCGACGGCGAGCGCCGCCTGCAGAGCGCCAGCTTCGCCCGCCGCGCGCGCTACCAGGAAGACCACTGGCAGCTGGAGAACGTGACCACCACCCTGCTGTTCGCCGACCGCAGCGAGCAGGTCCGCCAGGCCGAGGAGCGCTGGGACGTCGAGCTCAGCCCCGAGCTGCTCGGCACCGTGGTGGTCGAACCCGATGCGCTGTCGATGACCGGGTTGTGGCGCTATATCCACTACCTTGGCGAGCAGGGCCTGAACAACAGCCAGTACTGGCTGGCGTTCTGGACCAAGGTGCTGCAGCCGCTGGTCACCGCCACCCTGGTACTGCTGGCGATCTCCTTCATCTTCGGCCCGCTGCGCTCGGTCACCCTCGGCCAGCGCATCTTCACCGGCGTGCTGGTCGGCTTCGTGTTCCGCATCGCCCAGGACCTGCTCGGCCCCTCCAGCCTGGTGTTCGGCTTCTCGCCGCTGCTGGCCGTGCTGGTGCCGGCGGGGATCTGCGCGCTGGCGGGCCTGTGGATGCTGCGCCGGGCCGGCTGA
- the lptF gene encoding LPS export ABC transporter permease LptF — translation MIIFRYLSREVLVTLSAVSAVLLVIIMSGRFIKYLAQAAQGLLDPGVLFMIMGFRLPGFLQLILPLGLFLGILLAYGRLYLESEMSVLSAAGMSRQRLLAYTLAPAALVAALVAWLSLSLAPLGVTRVEQILNSQDALTEFDTLVPGRFQALKSGSRVTYSERLSADGRELGGVFISELRLSRDGDKQRGISVLVAEKGRQEIRPDGSRYLILENGYRYDGQPGQPDYRAIQYDRYGVLLPKPEVAGELNEREGIPTAELVGSKNLRHQAELQWRLSIPLLVFVVTVLAVPLARVNPRQGRFLKLLPAILLYMSYLALLIAMRGQLEKGRLPVALGLWWVHGLFFAIGLLLLYWEPLRLKWTARRARKEAARGQA, via the coding sequence TTGATCATCTTCCGTTATCTGTCCCGCGAAGTGCTGGTGACCCTCAGTGCGGTGAGCGCCGTGCTGCTGGTGATCATCATGAGCGGGCGCTTCATCAAGTATCTGGCCCAGGCGGCCCAGGGTCTGCTCGATCCGGGTGTGCTGTTCATGATCATGGGCTTTCGCCTGCCCGGCTTCCTGCAGCTGATCCTGCCCTTGGGCCTGTTCCTCGGCATCCTGCTGGCTTACGGCCGCCTGTATCTCGAGTCGGAGATGAGCGTGCTGTCGGCCGCCGGCATGAGCCGCCAGCGCCTGCTCGCCTACACCCTGGCGCCGGCCGCGCTGGTGGCGGCGCTGGTGGCCTGGCTGAGCCTGTCGCTGGCTCCACTGGGAGTGACCCGCGTCGAGCAGATCCTCAACAGCCAGGACGCCCTCACCGAGTTCGACACCCTGGTGCCGGGGCGCTTCCAGGCGCTGAAGAGCGGCTCGCGGGTCACCTACAGCGAACGCCTGTCCGCCGACGGCCGCGAGCTGGGCGGGGTGTTCATCTCCGAGCTGCGCCTGTCGCGCGACGGCGACAAGCAGCGCGGCATCAGCGTGCTGGTGGCCGAGAAGGGCCGCCAGGAGATCCGCCCCGACGGCAGCCGCTACCTGATCCTCGAGAACGGCTACCGCTACGACGGCCAGCCCGGCCAGCCCGACTACCGGGCGATCCAGTACGACCGCTACGGCGTGCTGCTGCCCAAGCCGGAGGTGGCCGGCGAGCTGAACGAGCGCGAGGGCATCCCCACCGCCGAGCTGGTCGGCAGCAAGAATCTGCGCCACCAGGCCGAGCTGCAGTGGCGGCTGTCGATCCCGCTGCTGGTGTTCGTGGTCACCGTGCTGGCCGTGCCGCTGGCGCGGGTCAATCCGCGCCAGGGCCGCTTCCTCAAGCTGCTGCCGGCGATCCTCCTGTACATGTCCTACCTGGCTCTGCTGATCGCCATGCGCGGCCAGCTGGAGAAGGGTCGCCTGCCGGTGGCGCTGGGCCTGTGGTGGGTGCACGGGCTGTTCTTCGCCATCGGCCTGCTGTTGCTGTACTGGGAGCCGCTGCGGCTGAAGTGGACGGCGCGCCGCGCCCGCAAGGAGGCCGCCCGTGGTCAGGCTTGA
- the pta gene encoding phosphate acetyltransferase, which produces MHTLFLAPTGFGGGLNSVSLGLIRALENTGLKVGFFKPIAQPFPADQGRERSCLLVERTLQLDSPEPLPLAQVERQLADGELDLLLEEVVSRFQQAAAGKDVVIVEGMVPTRDSDYAARINAQLAKSLDAEVILVAAQGSDSLKQMAERIEIQAQLFGGAKDPKVLGTILNKVKSDDGVPAFVDSLKQQLPLLGSETFQLLGAVPFAEELNALRTRDIAEALGARVLNAGEAEQRRVGKIILCARTVPNMVQLLQPGVLVVTPGDRDDIILAACLASLNGIKLAGLLLTGDFGPDQRVLDLCKAALDGGLPVLGVDTGSFETASNLSGLNKETPADDIERASRVTDFIAQHLHPEYLHTRCSLPRELRMSPAAFRYQLVKRAQDADKRIVLPEGDEPRTVRAAAICQERGIARCVLLAKPEAVAAVAREQGINLPAGLEILDPEVIAERYVAPMCELRKSKGLTPEQAREQLKDTVVIGTMMLALDEVDGLVSGAVHTTANTIRPALQLIKTAPGYNLVSSVFFMLLPDQVLVYGDCAVNPNPSATELAEIALQSAESAVALGVNPRVAMISYSTGTSGAGAEVEKVAEATRIAQERAPQLPIDGPLQYDAASVLSVGKQKAPNSKVAGQATVFVFPDLNTGNTTYKAVQRNASCLSVGPMLQGLAKPVNDLSRGALVDDIVFTIALTALQAASQAAQKAAAAQGELIEA; this is translated from the coding sequence ATGCACACTCTGTTCCTCGCCCCCACCGGCTTCGGCGGTGGACTCAACTCCGTCAGCCTCGGCCTGATCCGCGCCCTCGAGAACACCGGCCTCAAGGTCGGCTTCTTCAAGCCGATCGCCCAGCCCTTCCCCGCCGACCAGGGCCGCGAGCGTTCCTGCCTGCTGGTCGAACGCACCCTGCAACTGGACAGCCCCGAGCCGCTGCCGCTGGCCCAGGTCGAGCGCCAGCTGGCCGACGGCGAGCTGGACCTGCTGCTCGAGGAGGTGGTCAGCCGCTTCCAGCAGGCCGCCGCCGGCAAGGACGTGGTGATCGTCGAGGGCATGGTGCCCACCCGCGACTCCGATTACGCCGCGCGCATCAATGCCCAGCTGGCCAAGAGCCTGGACGCCGAGGTGATCCTGGTCGCCGCCCAGGGCAGCGACAGCCTCAAGCAGATGGCCGAACGCATCGAGATCCAGGCCCAGCTGTTCGGCGGCGCCAAGGATCCCAAGGTACTCGGCACCATCCTCAACAAGGTCAAGAGCGACGACGGCGTGCCGGCCTTCGTCGACAGCCTCAAGCAGCAGCTGCCGCTGCTGGGCAGCGAAACCTTCCAGCTGCTCGGCGCCGTGCCGTTCGCCGAGGAGCTCAATGCCCTGCGCACCCGCGACATCGCCGAAGCCCTCGGCGCCCGCGTGCTGAACGCCGGCGAAGCCGAACAGCGCCGCGTCGGCAAGATCATCCTCTGCGCACGCACCGTGCCGAACATGGTCCAGCTGCTGCAGCCGGGCGTGCTGGTGGTGACCCCGGGCGACCGCGACGACATCATCCTCGCCGCCTGCCTGGCCTCGCTCAACGGCATCAAGCTGGCCGGCCTGCTGCTGACCGGCGACTTCGGCCCGGACCAGCGCGTCCTCGACCTGTGCAAGGCGGCGCTGGACGGCGGCCTGCCGGTGCTCGGCGTCGACACCGGCTCGTTCGAGACCGCCAGCAATCTGTCCGGCCTGAACAAGGAAACCCCGGCCGACGACATCGAGCGCGCCAGCCGCGTCACCGACTTCATCGCCCAGCACCTGCATCCGGAATACCTGCACACCCGCTGCAGCCTGCCGCGCGAGCTGCGCATGTCGCCGGCGGCGTTCCGCTACCAGCTGGTCAAGCGTGCCCAGGACGCCGACAAGCGCATCGTCCTGCCGGAAGGCGACGAGCCGCGCACCGTGCGCGCCGCGGCCATCTGCCAGGAGCGCGGCATCGCCCGCTGCGTGCTGCTGGCCAAGCCGGAAGCGGTGGCGGCAGTGGCCCGCGAGCAGGGCATCAACCTGCCGGCCGGCCTGGAGATCCTCGATCCGGAGGTGATCGCCGAGCGTTACGTCGCACCGATGTGCGAACTGCGCAAGTCCAAGGGCCTCACCCCCGAGCAGGCCCGCGAGCAGCTCAAGGACACCGTGGTGATCGGCACCATGATGCTGGCCCTCGACGAGGTCGACGGCCTGGTCTCCGGCGCCGTGCACACCACCGCCAACACCATCCGCCCGGCCCTGCAGCTGATCAAGACCGCGCCGGGCTACAACCTGGTGTCCTCGGTGTTCTTCATGCTGCTGCCCGACCAGGTGCTGGTCTACGGCGACTGCGCGGTCAACCCTAACCCCAGCGCCACCGAACTGGCCGAGATCGCCCTGCAGAGCGCCGAGTCCGCCGTGGCCCTGGGCGTCAACCCGCGCGTGGCGATGATCAGCTACTCCACCGGTACCTCCGGTGCCGGCGCCGAGGTGGAGAAGGTCGCCGAGGCCACCCGCATCGCCCAAGAGCGCGCCCCGCAGCTGCCGATCGATGGTCCGCTGCAGTACGACGCCGCCTCGGTGCTCAGCGTCGGCAAGCAGAAGGCGCCGAACAGCAAGGTCGCCGGGCAGGCCACCGTGTTCGTGTTCCCCGACCTCAACACCGGCAACACCACCTACAAGGCGGTGCAGCGCAACGCCAGCTGCCTGAGCGTCGGCCCGATGCTGCAGGGCCTGGCCAAGCCGGTGAACGACCTGTCGCGCGGCGCGCTGGTGGACGACATCGTCTTCACCATCGCCCTCACCGCCCTGCAGGCCGCCAGCCAGGCTGCGCAGAAAGCCGCCGCCGCCCAAGGTGAACTGATCGAGGCCTGA